From one Bacteroides fragilis NCTC 9343 genomic stretch:
- a CDS encoding Hsp70 family protein produces the protein MDNTRSVYGIDLGTTYSCIAQVDKFDQAIVLRNFEGDATTPSAVYFEDMDHVVVGKEAKGMLATEPTKTAVFIKRHIGVDDSFDKNTNEFPYHYDPTEISAFILKKLVKDANDLGDNPEPIKDVVITCPAYFGTKERMQTKQAGEIAGLNVLSIINEPTAAAISYGVKTDQKKTVLVYDLGGGTFDVTLINVNGGAIKVIATGGDHHLGGVDWDTALAEYMLAAFNEQNNTSYSFEDRLDLKYELLLLAEDKKKVLTAKQTAKATYQYEGNSARIEISRELFNSLTERKLDETIDATKKVIAIAKEKGYNNIDEILLVGGSSRMPQIKERVDKEFNCDAKLTDPDECVAKGAAIYAMNAAYSQAVRDYEEGESDDKPAPLRGDRTTVVNVTSKTYGTDVIIEGQSMVQNLIFANSSLPTKRIETFTTSIPNQRGVSVKVFESDFTNMETESIVEERFCTLIDDHTLKLSKDWPQGTQISVTYQIDQEGILHGLAYVENDKLEFDLKITGVKCEEELRKSKAIIDKASVE, from the coding sequence ATGGACAATACCAGAAGTGTATATGGTATCGATTTGGGTACCACCTACAGTTGCATTGCACAAGTAGATAAATTCGACCAAGCCATTGTTCTCCGCAATTTCGAAGGAGATGCCACTACTCCATCCGCTGTATATTTTGAGGATATGGACCATGTTGTCGTGGGAAAAGAAGCCAAAGGTATGTTGGCCACTGAACCTACCAAAACGGCAGTATTCATAAAACGCCATATAGGTGTAGATGACAGTTTCGATAAAAATACAAACGAATTTCCCTATCATTACGACCCAACAGAAATTTCGGCTTTCATCTTAAAAAAGCTGGTTAAAGATGCCAACGATTTGGGAGATAATCCGGAACCGATCAAAGATGTCGTTATCACTTGTCCGGCCTATTTTGGAACCAAAGAGCGTATGCAAACCAAGCAGGCCGGAGAAATAGCCGGCTTAAATGTACTTTCTATCATCAATGAGCCTACGGCTGCCGCGATCTCTTACGGTGTAAAGACTGATCAGAAAAAAACGGTTTTAGTATACGACCTCGGAGGCGGAACATTTGACGTTACCTTGATTAACGTGAACGGTGGTGCCATTAAAGTAATAGCCACAGGTGGAGACCATCATTTAGGAGGAGTAGACTGGGATACCGCATTAGCTGAATATATGCTGGCAGCTTTTAACGAACAAAATAACACTTCTTATTCGTTCGAAGACCGATTAGACCTAAAATATGAGTTGTTATTACTTGCAGAAGACAAGAAAAAAGTATTGACAGCCAAGCAGACAGCGAAAGCAACTTACCAATATGAAGGCAATTCCGCACGTATAGAGATTAGCCGTGAGTTATTCAATTCACTGACAGAAAGGAAACTGGACGAAACGATTGATGCCACCAAGAAGGTTATTGCTATTGCCAAAGAAAAAGGTTACAATAATATTGATGAAATACTGTTGGTGGGAGGCAGTAGCCGCATGCCACAAATAAAGGAACGGGTAGATAAAGAATTCAATTGTGATGCCAAACTAACCGACCCGGATGAATGTGTAGCCAAAGGAGCGGCAATTTATGCTATGAATGCCGCCTATTCACAAGCAGTTCGCGACTATGAAGAAGGAGAAAGTGATGATAAACCGGCTCCTCTCCGTGGAGATCGCACCACAGTGGTCAATGTCACCAGTAAAACATATGGTACCGACGTAATCATTGAAGGACAAAGCATGGTGCAAAACCTCATTTTTGCAAATAGTTCGTTACCCACAAAACGAATTGAAACCTTTACTACTTCTATTCCTAACCAACGAGGTGTATCTGTGAAAGTATTTGAAAGTGATTTCACAAATATGGAAACAGAAAGTATCGTGGAAGAAAGATTCTGCACACTAATTGACGACCATACGCTTAAACTGAGCAAAGACTGGCCTCAAGGTACCCAGATTTCAGTTACATATCAGATTGACCAGGAAGGTATCTTGCACGGATTAGCTTATGTAGAAAATGATAAACTTGAATTCGATCTCAAAATCACCGGTGTAAAATGTGAAGAAGAACTCAGAAAATCAAAAGCAATCATCGACAAAGCATCAGTAGAGTAA
- the grpE gene encoding nucleotide exchange factor GrpE yields MEWPKSKNNKMEELLERMSQFEANLAQLISTGMPNHTPSPATDEATSSPNEQEQLSPEQEEEMKLKIQELQQKEEELNLRAEKLDKLAKELEERQQNLENRNPNDERSIEPATHPDHSFPSQIGDQINALKKLLEDSSYKDKIIKDLHEELQSHNRDLHAEIVKPLLKNMIKMHERLTKTYKFYENTEAKSSPETYTRLLREVENCKLHIQDILEDEYDLEYFEPTIGSAYSPKEQTAIRTVITDTPEQAGTIKEFHYGGFRNTTTNKIFQPSTVTVYKKSE; encoded by the coding sequence ATGGAATGGCCCAAAAGTAAAAATAACAAAATGGAAGAGCTATTGGAAAGAATGAGCCAATTTGAAGCTAATCTTGCTCAGTTAATCTCAACCGGAATGCCCAATCACACTCCCTCTCCAGCTACCGATGAGGCGACATCCTCCCCCAATGAACAGGAACAACTTTCTCCCGAACAAGAAGAAGAAATGAAATTAAAAATCCAAGAGCTTCAACAAAAAGAAGAAGAGTTGAATCTACGTGCTGAAAAGTTGGATAAATTAGCAAAAGAACTTGAAGAACGGCAGCAGAACCTGGAGAATAGGAATCCAAACGATGAACGCTCCATAGAGCCTGCGACGCATCCCGATCACTCGTTCCCTTCTCAAATCGGAGATCAAATAAATGCATTAAAAAAACTATTGGAAGATTCTTCTTACAAAGATAAAATCATTAAGGATCTTCATGAAGAACTGCAAAGTCATAACCGGGATCTTCATGCGGAAATCGTAAAACCTCTTCTGAAAAACATGATAAAAATGCATGAGCGACTCACGAAAACTTATAAGTTTTATGAAAATACAGAAGCTAAAAGTTCCCCTGAAACTTATACGAGATTATTGAGAGAAGTGGAAAATTGTAAACTGCATATTCAAGATATTCTAGAAGACGAATACGACTTAGAGTATTTTGAACCGACAATAGGCAGCGCATATTCACCTAAAGAGCAAACAGCCATCCGGACAGTGATCACTGATACCCCGGAACAAGCCGGCACTATTAAAGAATTTCATTACGGAGGCTTCCGAAATACTACCACAAACAAAATATTTCAACCCTCAACAGTCACTGTATATAAAAAATCAGAATAA
- a CDS encoding 6-bladed beta-propeller: MKKINAALVISLFVMTGCGGNKQLTDDCITVDVSADYPKKELILQDFMDVEYVPLETTDDFITQGIVKATGKKILLVANRIMDGNIFVFDRATGKGVRKINRLGQSGEEYSHITSIVLDEDNNEMFVVDYPARKILVYDLYGEFNRSLPFPDTCYYEFLSDYDRDHLIGYKSYLPLIETDESCHVLISKKDGSVTRKIQIPFKELETPVVTKDEAIVTPGFFLITPHDGNCLLTKTSSDTVYNYLPDGTLSPFIVRTPSIHSMDPKVFLFPTIITDRYYFMQTLDKKFNFEKGRGFPTNDLVYDKQEKAIFQYTVYNDDFSNKHRVALGQQPEKSVDEEIVTCRALNASDLVEANEKGELKGKLKEIAAGLNEESNSVIMLIKRKK, translated from the coding sequence ATGAAAAAGATCAATGCGGCTTTGGTAATATCTCTGTTTGTAATGACAGGATGTGGAGGAAATAAACAACTGACAGATGATTGCATCACGGTTGATGTTAGTGCGGATTATCCTAAAAAGGAACTGATCCTTCAAGATTTTATGGATGTGGAATACGTTCCGTTGGAAACTACTGACGATTTTATAACTCAAGGTATTGTGAAAGCTACCGGCAAGAAAATTCTGTTGGTTGCAAACAGGATTATGGATGGTAATATTTTTGTGTTTGACAGGGCTACTGGTAAAGGGGTACGGAAGATTAACCGTTTGGGACAAAGTGGTGAAGAATATTCGCATATTACGTCTATTGTTCTGGATGAAGATAATAACGAAATGTTTGTTGTAGATTATCCTGCAAGGAAAATATTGGTATATGACTTATATGGAGAGTTCAATAGAAGTCTCCCATTTCCAGATACCTGCTATTATGAGTTTTTATCGGACTATGACCGGGATCATCTGATTGGTTATAAAAGTTATTTGCCATTGATAGAAACCGACGAATCATGCCATGTACTTATTTCCAAGAAAGACGGAAGTGTTACACGAAAAATTCAAATTCCTTTCAAAGAACTCGAGACACCGGTTGTGACGAAAGATGAGGCGATAGTGACTCCAGGTTTTTTTCTGATAACCCCGCATGATGGTAATTGTCTGCTGACGAAAACATCATCTGACACAGTATACAATTACTTACCGGATGGCACTCTCAGTCCATTTATTGTACGGACTCCTTCCATTCATTCTATGGATCCTAAAGTATTTCTTTTTCCGACTATTATCACTGATCGGTATTATTTTATGCAAACTCTTGATAAGAAGTTTAATTTTGAAAAGGGGAGAGGTTTCCCGACCAATGATTTAGTGTATGATAAACAGGAAAAAGCAATATTTCAATATACCGTATATAATGATGACTTTTCTAATAAACACCGGGTTGCATTGGGACAGCAACCCGAAAAATCTGTAGATGAAGAAATTGTAACCTGTCGTGCTTTAAATGCTTCAGACCTTGTCGAGGCAAACGAAAAAGGAGAACTGAAAGGTAAGCTAAAAGAAATTGCTGCGGGACTGAATGAAGAATCGAATTCGGTGATTATGTTGATAAAACGCAAGAAATAA
- the pyrH gene encoding UMP kinase, whose translation MAKYKRVLLKLSGESLMGEKQYGIDEKRLAEYAAQIKEIHEQGVQIGIVIGGGNIFRGLSGANKGFDRVKGDQMGMLATVINSLALSSALVAAGVKARVLTAVRMEPIGEFYSKWKAIECMENGEIVIMSAGTGNPFFTTDTGSSLRGIEIEADVMLKGTRVDGIYTADPEKDPTATKFHDITYDEVLKRGLKVMDLTATCMCKENNLPIVVFDMDTVGNLKKVITGEEIGTLVHN comes from the coding sequence ATGGCAAAATACAAAAGAGTCCTGTTGAAGCTCAGCGGTGAGAGCCTGATGGGAGAAAAGCAATACGGCATCGATGAAAAGCGATTGGCCGAATATGCCGCACAAATCAAAGAGATTCATGAACAAGGCGTACAAATCGGCATCGTTATCGGTGGTGGTAACATCTTCCGTGGACTGAGTGGAGCCAATAAAGGTTTCGATCGGGTAAAAGGTGACCAAATGGGTATGCTGGCCACAGTAATTAACAGCCTTGCCTTAAGTTCGGCATTAGTTGCGGCCGGTGTGAAAGCACGTGTACTTACAGCCGTACGCATGGAACCTATCGGTGAATTCTACAGTAAATGGAAAGCTATTGAATGCATGGAAAATGGCGAAATCGTCATCATGTCGGCAGGAACCGGGAATCCGTTCTTCACTACCGACACCGGCTCATCGCTTCGCGGTATCGAAATAGAAGCAGACGTCATGTTGAAAGGTACTCGCGTAGACGGTATCTATACTGCCGACCCGGAGAAAGATCCTACGGCAACCAAGTTCCACGACATCACTTACGATGAAGTGCTGAAACGAGGACTGAAAGTGATGGACTTGACAGCTACTTGTATGTGTAAGGAGAATAATCTGCCGATCGTAGTATTCGATATGGATACAGTAGGCAACCTGAAAAAAGTGATTACCGGAGAAGAAATCGGTACATTGGTACACAATTAA
- a CDS encoding MATE family efflux transporter: MNKQMHISNGNKRILQIAVPSIISNITVPLLGLVDVTIVGHLGSAAYIGAIAVGGMLFNIIYWIFGFLRMGTSGMTSQAFGQRNLEEVTKLLLRSVGVGLFIALCLMTLQYPIQKAAFAFIQTSDEVERLATLYFRICIWGAPAMLGLYGFAGWFIGMQNSRFPMYIAITQNIVNILASLCFVFLFGMKVEGVALGTLIAQYAGFLMALLLWLRYYKQLRKRVHWRGIWQKQAMYRFFQVNRDIFLRTLCLVAVTMFFTSAGAAQGEVVLAVNTLLMQLFTLFSYIMDGFAYAGEALAGRYIGAGNRMELHRTVRQLFGWGVGLSAGFTLLYGIGGQSFLGLLTNESSVIQEADTYFYWVLAIPLAGFSAFLWDGIFIGATATRQMLFSMFIASASFFLTYYIFQEVMGNHALWMAFIIYLSLRGLVQAFLAKKIVH; this comes from the coding sequence ATGAATAAACAAATGCACATCAGTAACGGAAACAAACGGATTCTGCAAATAGCCGTTCCCTCTATTATTTCCAATATCACAGTCCCGTTATTGGGACTGGTCGATGTCACTATTGTAGGACATCTGGGATCGGCCGCCTACATCGGAGCCATTGCTGTAGGTGGCATGCTGTTCAACATCATTTACTGGATATTCGGCTTTCTACGGATGGGCACCAGCGGCATGACTTCCCAAGCATTCGGACAACGTAATCTGGAAGAAGTAACAAAACTGCTTCTACGTTCAGTCGGCGTGGGATTGTTTATCGCACTCTGTCTGATGACTCTGCAATATCCCATCCAAAAAGCCGCATTTGCTTTCATACAGACTTCCGACGAAGTAGAACGTCTGGCCACTCTCTACTTTCGTATCTGCATCTGGGGGGCTCCTGCCATGCTCGGCCTTTACGGTTTTGCCGGCTGGTTCATCGGAATGCAGAATTCCCGTTTTCCGATGTATATCGCTATTACGCAGAATATTGTGAATATCCTGGCAAGTCTTTGTTTTGTATTCCTTTTCGGAATGAAAGTAGAAGGAGTAGCTCTCGGAACGCTTATAGCCCAATATGCAGGTTTCCTGATGGCTCTGCTTTTATGGCTACGTTATTATAAACAATTGCGGAAACGAGTCCATTGGAGAGGCATTTGGCAAAAACAAGCCATGTATCGGTTCTTTCAGGTAAATCGCGATATTTTTCTCCGTACTTTGTGCCTGGTAGCTGTAACGATGTTCTTCACCTCTGCCGGAGCCGCCCAAGGCGAAGTAGTACTGGCTGTAAACACTTTATTAATGCAGCTGTTTACCCTCTTTTCATATATTATGGATGGATTTGCCTATGCAGGCGAGGCACTTGCCGGTCGTTATATTGGCGCCGGTAATCGTATGGAGCTTCACCGTACCGTCCGACAGTTATTCGGATGGGGTGTCGGATTATCAGCCGGGTTCACCCTTCTTTACGGTATTGGTGGACAATCATTTCTGGGATTACTGACAAACGAATCATCCGTTATCCAGGAAGCCGACACTTACTTTTATTGGGTATTAGCCATTCCCCTTGCCGGATTTTCCGCCTTTTTATGGGATGGCATTTTCATAGGTGCCACCGCTACCCGCCAGATGCTTTTCTCCATGTTCATCGCTTCTGCCAGTTTTTTTCTTACCTATTACATCTTCCAAGAAGTAATGGGAAATCATGCCTTGTGGATGGCTTTTATTATCTACCTGTCGCTTCGCGGACTTGTACAAGCTTTTTTAGCAAAAAAGATAGTCCATTAA
- a CDS encoding glycoside hydrolase family 16 protein: MKQFILIMICILLQVIHAHAGSKDITWKWDYSEADDIFIDLLGKAATGFMETNTPNCYGGKLVVKLPEGLHFKQTEAPAFLLIGNAEEIAFNVDVNDSMAILSLKTSSVQTVPSEAINITLNPKAIKGKLRKGMNTTGRLSFHPSEIPTVFKSPITGRTYHLVFNDEFDDGVIDTLKWDTRSRRSPFTRRGMYQEKPYYVLCHEDWTKELHGELRLEVSKYPTQNNVVMTGGILSLGRFMARYGYYETKASFRDCIGEGYWPAFWIHFDEADKYGKGTEIDVFEYIPKDKQIFQTLHWYKKQAMEEQQSEVQHAALDYDKSGQFKEHRSSTKYFVLDEAQSKEHTFAVEWTPEELIFYTDGKVTRRVNRKDDPKQVPSAYQMVYFSCSAGEWGGNVMENQVPAYVYFDYCRCYQESDQDAIYTVKGNGMKVPASRRVGKL, from the coding sequence ATGAAGCAATTTATTCTAATAATGATTTGTATATTACTACAAGTCATTCATGCGCATGCAGGGTCTAAGGACATAACGTGGAAATGGGATTATTCCGAAGCGGATGATATTTTTATTGATTTGCTTGGCAAGGCGGCTACTGGATTTATGGAAACGAATACGCCTAACTGTTATGGGGGGAAATTAGTAGTAAAACTTCCCGAGGGATTACATTTTAAGCAAACAGAGGCACCTGCTTTTTTGTTGATTGGCAATGCGGAAGAAATAGCTTTTAACGTTGACGTAAATGATAGTATGGCTATTCTTTCATTAAAGACATCTTCAGTACAAACTGTTCCGTCAGAAGCTATTAATATTACACTTAATCCTAAAGCGATTAAAGGCAAACTCAGAAAAGGTATGAACACAACCGGTAGGTTGAGTTTTCATCCATCAGAGATTCCTACCGTATTTAAATCGCCGATAACGGGTAGAACGTATCATTTAGTGTTTAATGATGAGTTCGATGATGGAGTGATAGATACTTTAAAATGGGATACGAGAAGTAGAAGAAGTCCTTTTACCCGTAGAGGTATGTATCAAGAGAAACCTTACTATGTGCTGTGTCATGAGGATTGGACCAAAGAGTTGCATGGCGAACTTCGTTTGGAAGTCTCTAAATACCCGACACAAAACAATGTTGTGATGACCGGTGGGATTTTATCACTGGGCAGGTTCATGGCACGTTATGGTTATTATGAGACAAAGGCTTCATTTAGAGACTGTATTGGTGAAGGTTACTGGCCTGCTTTTTGGATACATTTTGATGAAGCCGATAAGTATGGAAAAGGAACTGAAATTGATGTTTTTGAATATATTCCTAAAGATAAACAAATCTTTCAGACACTTCATTGGTATAAAAAACAAGCAATGGAGGAGCAGCAATCAGAAGTGCAACATGCAGCTCTGGATTACGATAAAAGTGGGCAATTTAAAGAACACCGTTCGTCTACCAAGTATTTTGTATTGGATGAAGCTCAGAGTAAAGAGCATACATTTGCTGTGGAATGGACCCCCGAAGAACTGATTTTTTACACAGATGGTAAGGTTACCCGTCGGGTGAATCGGAAAGATGATCCCAAACAAGTGCCAAGTGCTTACCAAATGGTTTATTTCTCTTGTTCCGCAGGAGAATGGGGAGGTAATGTGATGGAAAATCAAGTACCTGCCTATGTCTATTTTGATTATTGCAGATGTTATCAGGAAAGTGATCAGGATGCTATTTACACCGTTAAAGGTAATGGGATGAAAGTTCCGGCGAGCCGGCGTGTGGGAAAGCTCTGA
- a CDS encoding tetratricopeptide repeat protein — translation MKTLTLFLSLLFSFPFVLSAQMVGETLQKVSAALDNRQWDQAVTLFRQAVNTNVEKAEMFYWTGVDKSLEVSSRIGRELAAYYKKSRSYDKAYLFYKELLQKSPNDVNCLVSCAEMEVCRGRESEALETYRKVLSLDADNLAANIFIGNYLYLKAEREKKQLEADYKKISAPTRMQYARYRDGLSRVMSTGYGKAREYLQKVISQFPSTEAQKTLERIKLIEKEVNR, via the coding sequence ATGAAAACCTTGACTTTATTTCTTTCCTTGCTCTTTTCTTTCCCGTTTGTGCTTTCGGCTCAGATGGTGGGAGAGACTTTGCAGAAGGTCTCTGCTGCCCTTGATAACAGACAGTGGGACCAAGCTGTTACTTTGTTCCGCCAAGCGGTAAATACCAATGTAGAGAAAGCCGAAATGTTCTATTGGACAGGTGTGGATAAGAGTCTGGAAGTATCATCCAGGATAGGGCGGGAACTGGCTGCTTATTACAAAAAATCACGCAGCTATGACAAAGCGTATCTTTTTTACAAAGAGTTGCTTCAAAAATCTCCGAATGATGTTAATTGTCTTGTGTCATGTGCTGAGATGGAAGTATGCCGTGGGCGGGAGTCTGAAGCTTTGGAGACTTACCGGAAAGTACTGTCATTGGATGCGGATAATCTGGCAGCCAATATTTTTATCGGTAATTATCTTTATTTGAAGGCGGAGAGAGAGAAAAAACAGTTAGAAGCAGATTATAAAAAGATTAGTGCTCCCACTCGGATGCAGTATGCACGCTATCGTGATGGTCTTAGCCGTGTGATGAGTACCGGATACGGAAAGGCAAGGGAATATCTTCAAAAGGTGATCAGTCAATTCCCTTCTACTGAAGCTCAAAAGACATTAGAAAGAATAAAGCTTATAGAAAAAGAGGTGAACAGATAA
- a CDS encoding zinc-dependent metalloproteinase lipoprotein, producing the protein MKTEYLFVILLVLIGFSSCEDSTSDATLELSQSTFENISSDGATLTVNITSSDSWTAASSSTACNLVPNQGTSNQSLSIVVEANLDEAERNMTVVVTSGGIKKTISISQQGRSTTAGEYHYNLPVIFHVLYKDKNNPLQYVKQDRLAKILDTVNKLYKDKTKSVDMNLTFTLATTDEDGKPLSTPGVKYVLWEESYPIDCDVFMNDETGKYVKYIWEPNNYINVMVYNFKDDESTNSTTLGIAHIPFSTVGSNYLEGLSKTQKSYLEKQNLKFPYSVSINSLFINDQSTSTQYSTADITVTLAHELGHYLGLHHAFSENDEGIYDGCFDSDYCDDTPTYNKVEYDADYAYTAKNDPANFTFDYLVKRKNCKTNQTFTSTNIMDYSVSYSDRFTNDQRSRIRHVLTYSPLIPGPKQGQTQTRSVVEGPIDLPIRTAR; encoded by the coding sequence ATGAAAACAGAATATTTATTCGTTATACTTTTAGTACTTATTGGTTTCAGTAGTTGTGAGGATTCCACCTCCGATGCTACACTTGAATTATCCCAATCAACTTTTGAAAACATCAGCAGTGACGGGGCTACTTTAACCGTAAACATTACCAGTAGTGACTCCTGGACAGCAGCAAGTTCTTCTACAGCATGTAATCTCGTTCCTAATCAAGGAACGAGCAATCAATCACTCAGCATTGTTGTGGAAGCTAACCTGGATGAAGCCGAAAGAAATATGACAGTTGTCGTTACTTCCGGCGGAATCAAGAAAACCATCAGCATTAGCCAGCAAGGAAGAAGTACAACAGCAGGTGAGTATCACTATAACCTCCCGGTTATTTTCCATGTACTATATAAAGATAAAAACAATCCTTTACAATACGTTAAACAAGACCGTTTAGCCAAAATATTAGATACAGTCAACAAGCTTTATAAAGATAAAACCAAAAGTGTGGATATGAACTTGACTTTTACGCTGGCTACTACTGATGAAGATGGGAAACCCTTATCAACTCCGGGAGTGAAATATGTTTTATGGGAGGAAAGTTACCCTATCGACTGTGATGTCTTCATGAATGACGAAACAGGTAAATATGTAAAATACATCTGGGAACCGAATAACTATATCAACGTAATGGTATACAACTTCAAGGACGATGAGAGTACAAACAGTACCACACTGGGAATTGCACATATACCTTTTTCCACAGTAGGAAGCAATTATCTGGAAGGACTGAGCAAAACACAAAAATCTTATTTAGAGAAACAAAATCTGAAATTTCCATATAGTGTCTCCATCAACAGTTTATTCATTAATGACCAGTCAACTTCAACCCAATATAGTACAGCAGACATCACCGTAACATTAGCTCACGAATTAGGTCATTATCTGGGCTTACACCATGCTTTTTCTGAAAATGACGAAGGTATTTATGACGGTTGCTTTGATTCGGATTATTGTGACGACACCCCTACTTATAATAAAGTGGAGTATGACGCTGATTACGCCTACACCGCGAAGAATGATCCGGCAAACTTCACGTTTGACTATCTGGTAAAACGTAAAAATTGTAAGACCAATCAGACATTTACTTCTACTAATATTATGGATTATTCCGTAAGTTACTCAGACCGGTTTACCAACGACCAACGTTCCCGTATCCGTCACGTCCTGACATACAGTCCACTGATACCCGGCCCCAAACAAGGACAAACACAAACGCGTTCCGTTGTCGAAGGACCTATTGATTTACCCATACGCACAGCCCGGTAA
- a CDS encoding biotin--[acetyl-CoA-carboxylase] ligase has product MMPCPESFPVPLIHIAKADSTNGYLNALCEKEKVSELTTVVADFQTAGRGQRGNSWESEDGKNLMFSFVLYPTFLEARKQFLLSQIASLAVKETLDLYIGDVSIKWPNDIYWKDKKICGMLIENDLMGIHISQSIAGVGININQKEFHSSAPNPISIIQITHRESDRMEILAQVLQRIKEYYKILQEGDIEFITDRYQAALFRKEGIHFYKDSEGTFNAGIVEVEADGHLVLQDETGKIRRYLFKEVQYIL; this is encoded by the coding sequence ATGATGCCCTGCCCTGAATCTTTCCCTGTCCCCCTTATTCATATTGCAAAAGCAGACTCCACCAACGGTTATTTAAATGCCCTCTGCGAAAAGGAGAAGGTTAGCGAACTGACCACAGTGGTGGCAGACTTCCAGACTGCAGGCAGAGGACAGCGCGGAAACAGTTGGGAATCGGAAGACGGAAAAAACCTGATGTTCAGCTTCGTGTTGTATCCAACTTTCCTGGAAGCACGTAAGCAATTCCTGCTTTCACAAATCGCCTCTTTAGCAGTTAAAGAGACACTTGATCTATATATAGGAGACGTTTCTATAAAATGGCCGAATGACATCTATTGGAAGGACAAAAAAATCTGCGGAATGCTGATTGAAAACGATCTGATGGGAATACATATCAGCCAGAGTATTGCAGGAGTAGGTATCAATATCAATCAGAAAGAATTTCACAGTTCTGCTCCCAATCCCATCTCAATCATACAGATCACCCACCGGGAGTCTGACCGTATGGAAATACTCGCACAAGTTCTTCAGCGGATAAAAGAATACTATAAGATCTTACAGGAAGGAGATATTGAATTTATCACCGATCGTTATCAGGCAGCTCTCTTCCGCAAAGAAGGCATACACTTTTATAAAGATTCAGAAGGAACATTTAATGCCGGAATTGTAGAAGTAGAAGCCGATGGTCATTTAGTTCTACAAGACGAGACGGGTAAGATCCGTCGATATCTATTTAAAGAAGTACAATACATTCTTTAA
- a CDS encoding MmcQ/YjbR family DNA-binding protein: MNIESAREYCLRKKAVTECFPFDEYSLVMKVMDKMFALIDLERANTISLKCDPDYAIELREHYSAIEGAYHFHKKYWNQVYFDRDADDKLIKQLIDHSYDEVMKKFTKKLRTEYDALP, translated from the coding sequence ATGAATATAGAATCAGCAAGAGAATACTGCCTCCGGAAAAAAGCAGTCACAGAATGCTTCCCATTCGACGAATATTCACTCGTCATGAAAGTAATGGATAAAATGTTCGCCCTGATCGATCTGGAAAGGGCCAATACGATTTCATTGAAATGTGATCCGGACTATGCCATCGAATTACGTGAGCACTATTCGGCCATCGAAGGAGCTTATCATTTTCACAAGAAGTATTGGAATCAAGTCTACTTTGACCGGGATGCGGATGACAAGCTGATCAAGCAACTGATAGATCATTCTTACGATGAAGTAATGAAGAAGTTTACCAAAAAATTACGTACCGAATATGATGCCCTGCCCTGA
- a CDS encoding YraN family protein, whose protein sequence is MAEHNLLGKAGEDAAVDYLERHDYVIRHRNWRKGHFELDIVAAKNGELIIVEVKTRSDTDFALPQDAVTPQKIRRTVIAADTYIKLFQIDEPVRFDIITVIGKTGNFRIEHIKEAFYPPLF, encoded by the coding sequence ATGGCAGAACACAACCTTCTAGGAAAAGCCGGAGAGGACGCCGCCGTCGACTATCTGGAACGGCATGACTACGTAATTCGGCATCGTAACTGGCGTAAAGGACATTTCGAACTGGACATTGTGGCAGCTAAAAACGGAGAACTGATTATTGTAGAAGTAAAAACCCGAAGCGATACGGACTTCGCACTTCCTCAAGACGCCGTCACTCCACAAAAAATCAGGCGCACTGTAATAGCAGCCGATACATATATCAAGTTATTCCAAATAGATGAACCTGTACGGTTTGATATTATCACCGTGATAGGCAAAACCGGAAATTTTAGAATTGAACATATAAAAGAGGCGTTTTATCCGCCATTATTTTAG